From the genome of Prevotella herbatica, one region includes:
- a CDS encoding SusC/RagA family TonB-linked outer membrane protein, translated as MKKLSVLLGALFLCCNSTSNILKASPLINQLVVGAKATVTIKGIVVDENGEPVIGASVTEPGTTRGSVTDVNGNFSINVGNGSKIRISFLGYKTVTKNAKDGMRVQLESDNALLDEVVVVGYGQQKKVNLTGAVSNVDLAKTLTGRPEQDVARALQGAVPGLSIINSSGNIDSNPTISIRGLGTLSNGQSSSPLIVVDGVPVDDLSMINGNDIASISVLKDAASSSIYGSRAAFGVILITTKQANKGDKISIKYDGHLAWDNATYLPDYPDVPTQLKSAMMAKARTDGGSVELFGMYFDKLLPYAEKWQQQNSGKKGYSLMRPYQSDSDVGDYYFMNGQPMYYADYDIKKIWYDNAAPSLSHDLSISGSSGKTVFYMSVGYDKKQDLMKFNPAQRERYNATLNLKTDVTDWLSVGARVNFTRRHIGKANSYNNIYQYLWRWGSFFIPSGIMQASDGSQYDYRMIAMQKQASRLYNVHDVFRMNAFAKANITKDLTLNADYTYEIDNSNLKSSNHSVYGMNWSGVAPAYIVGTSTTNATRDNTKANRWTANAYMNYNHSWNDVHNLNVMVGVNGENYSSDYFYANRTQLYDEEYPELSLAYGDMTKATIKSSTGDRASAGYFGRINYDYKGIYLLELNGRYDGSSRFPEGDKWAFFPSGSLGYRFTEEPYWKNLNKYVSSGKLRMSYGEIGNEAVGDWMFISRVSAISPSDITWLNGSNTKVNQFDMPDWVSPTLTWERIQSFNLGLDLGFLNDELTVTADWFQRVTKDMLAPGTALPASVGATAPYSNAGQLRSRGWEVTLNWRKQINKNLGLYANFSIGDSKVKVTKWNNTSKLIGYTGGIVTDANAKMYAYQGENWGDIWGFETDRYFTEEDFNGKNADGSWKYKSAVANQTGIQTDNFVYGPGDIKFKDLNGDGKIDGGKGTAEDHGDLKVIGNTLPRYEYSFHLGGTYCGFDIDLFFQGVGKRDMWTLSSLAFPEMRAPDLAIYSNQTRYNVYDPANNIVNINQSNDFPCLYAGNEAPGNVAALAPIGGEHNYYPQTRYLVNMSYLRLKNITIGYTVPQSILRHIYIQKIRVYGSVNNLCLLHNGCGNLPVDPEMNDGQGTLTYGTWGRTYPITRSWSVGIEVTF; from the coding sequence ATGAAAAAACTATCCGTGCTATTGGGAGCTTTATTTCTTTGTTGCAATTCAACATCGAATATCCTAAAGGCTTCACCTCTTATTAATCAGTTGGTGGTAGGAGCGAAAGCTACAGTTACGATTAAAGGAATTGTTGTCGACGAAAATGGTGAACCTGTAATTGGTGCCAGTGTAACAGAACCTGGAACTACGCGAGGCTCGGTGACAGACGTTAATGGAAATTTTTCGATTAATGTTGGAAACGGAAGTAAGATCCGTATTTCCTTTTTAGGCTATAAAACTGTTACCAAAAATGCTAAAGATGGTATGAGGGTACAGCTAGAAAGTGACAATGCCTTGCTAGACGAAGTGGTTGTGGTAGGTTATGGTCAGCAGAAAAAAGTGAATCTAACTGGTGCTGTCTCAAATGTTGATCTTGCAAAGACTCTTACAGGTAGACCAGAACAGGATGTTGCAAGGGCTTTGCAAGGAGCCGTTCCTGGTCTTTCAATTATAAACAGCAGTGGAAATATTGATAGTAATCCAACTATTTCTATTCGTGGATTGGGTACATTGTCAAATGGTCAGTCTTCTTCTCCTTTGATTGTCGTAGATGGAGTTCCTGTTGACGACCTTTCTATGATAAATGGCAACGATATAGCTTCAATCTCAGTTTTGAAAGATGCTGCATCTTCTTCAATATATGGTAGTCGTGCCGCGTTTGGAGTAATCCTTATCACAACCAAACAGGCGAATAAAGGTGATAAGATTTCAATAAAATATGATGGGCATCTGGCTTGGGATAATGCAACTTATCTTCCTGATTATCCTGATGTTCCAACCCAGCTTAAATCTGCTATGATGGCTAAGGCGCGTACCGATGGTGGTTCAGTTGAACTCTTTGGTATGTATTTCGACAAATTATTGCCTTATGCAGAGAAATGGCAGCAACAGAATAGTGGAAAAAAGGGATATAGTTTGATGCGTCCTTATCAGAGTGACAGCGATGTTGGTGATTATTATTTCATGAATGGTCAGCCCATGTATTATGCAGATTATGACATAAAGAAAATATGGTATGATAATGCTGCACCTTCGTTGAGTCATGATCTTTCAATTAGTGGTTCAAGCGGTAAAACTGTGTTTTATATGTCTGTTGGATATGACAAGAAGCAGGACCTGATGAAATTTAATCCAGCACAGCGTGAAAGATATAATGCCACTTTGAATTTAAAGACTGATGTTACCGATTGGCTTTCTGTAGGAGCGAGAGTTAATTTCACTCGTCGTCATATAGGTAAGGCAAATTCTTATAACAACATATATCAGTATCTTTGGAGATGGGGCTCATTCTTTATTCCTTCTGGTATAATGCAGGCATCAGACGGCTCACAATATGATTATCGCATGATAGCCATGCAGAAGCAGGCATCGCGATTATATAATGTTCATGATGTATTCCGTATGAATGCATTTGCAAAGGCTAATATAACAAAAGACCTCACGCTTAATGCTGATTACACTTACGAGATTGACAATAGTAATTTAAAATCAAGCAACCATAGTGTGTATGGAATGAACTGGTCGGGTGTTGCTCCAGCATATATTGTAGGAACATCAACAACAAATGCCACACGTGACAATACCAAGGCAAATCGTTGGACAGCGAATGCATATATGAACTACAATCATTCATGGAACGATGTGCATAATCTAAATGTAATGGTTGGTGTTAATGGAGAAAATTATTCTTCTGATTATTTCTATGCCAATCGCACTCAACTTTATGATGAAGAATACCCAGAACTATCTCTTGCTTATGGAGATATGACAAAGGCTACCATTAAGTCTTCTACTGGTGATCGTGCTTCAGCTGGCTATTTTGGACGTATAAACTATGATTATAAAGGTATATATCTATTGGAACTTAACGGTAGATATGATGGTTCTTCAAGATTTCCAGAAGGTGACAAGTGGGCGTTTTTCCCTTCTGGGTCTTTAGGATATCGCTTTACTGAAGAACCTTATTGGAAAAATCTAAATAAGTATGTCTCTAGCGGTAAGTTACGTATGTCCTATGGTGAGATAGGAAATGAGGCAGTAGGCGATTGGATGTTTATTTCAAGAGTATCGGCTATTTCTCCATCAGACATAACATGGCTCAATGGAAGTAATACAAAAGTTAATCAATTTGATATGCCGGATTGGGTGTCACCAACTCTTACATGGGAACGAATACAGTCTTTCAATTTAGGTCTTGATTTGGGTTTCCTTAATGATGAACTCACTGTTACTGCAGATTGGTTTCAGCGTGTCACGAAAGATATGTTAGCTCCAGGAACAGCTCTGCCTGCAAGCGTTGGAGCAACTGCACCATATTCAAATGCTGGTCAACTTCGTTCAAGAGGTTGGGAAGTAACTCTTAATTGGCGTAAGCAGATTAATAAGAATTTGGGTCTTTATGCTAATTTCAGTATTGGCGATTCTAAGGTTAAGGTTACTAAATGGAACAATACTTCTAAACTTATCGGATATACAGGTGGTATCGTTACTGATGCAAATGCCAAGATGTATGCTTACCAAGGTGAAAATTGGGGCGATATATGGGGATTTGAAACAGATCGTTATTTCACGGAGGAAGATTTTAATGGAAAGAATGCTGATGGTTCTTGGAAATATAAGTCGGCTGTAGCAAATCAGACTGGCATACAGACTGATAATTTCGTATATGGTCCTGGTGATATAAAGTTCAAAGATTTAAATGGTGACGGAAAAATTGATGGTGGCAAGGGTACAGCCGAGGATCATGGAGATCTTAAAGTTATAGGAAATACACTTCCTCGCTATGAATATAGCTTCCATTTGGGTGGAACATATTGTGGATTTGATATTGATTTATTTTTCCAAGGAGTTGGTAAACGTGACATGTGGACATTGTCTTCTTTGGCGTTTCCAGAAATGCGTGCTCCAGATCTTGCAATATATTCAAATCAGACAAGATATAATGTTTATGACCCAGCAAACAATATAGTAAATATCAATCAGAGTAATGATTTTCCTTGTCTATATGCTGGAAATGAAGCCCCTGGTAATGTTGCCGCACTCGCCCCAATAGGTGGTGAACATAATTACTACCCTCAGACAAGATATCTTGTTAATATGTCATATCTTAGATTGAAAAATATAACAATTGGCTATACAGTTCCTCAGTCAATCCTGAGACACATCTATATTCAGAAGATACGTGTATACGGCAGCGTTAACAATCTCTGTCTTCTTCATAATGGATGTGGAAATCTTCCTGTTGACCCAGAAATGAACGATGGACAAGGTACTCTTACCTATGGCACATGGGGACGTACATATCCAATCACACGTTCTTGGTCTGTCGGTATTGAAGTTACTTTCTGA
- a CDS encoding aldose 1-epimerase family protein, with translation MEQIKNDKLTVTVSKHGAELQSIKDANGKEYLWQADPKFWDRHSPILFPIVCGLWEDKYRVNGKEYKLGRHGFARDTDFKLIAQGDNQLVYCLNESTETLKDYPYHFNLAVSYKITENKIKVVWHVENTDNKEIYFQIGGHPAFNVPDLKQGEPLAGTLKFDEKEPSRLYGNVGGCITPGYHKVKTEDGLYKFTQNDFKDDAVIFDHSQLKKISILNKEGKPEVTLDIKTPAVGIWSPYGKDAHFVCIEPWYGIHDWAEYDGEFKDKYLMNKLLPGCSFMSEYTITIGE, from the coding sequence ATGGAACAAATCAAAAATGACAAACTCACTGTAACAGTGTCTAAACACGGTGCTGAACTTCAAAGCATCAAGGATGCCAATGGTAAGGAATATCTTTGGCAGGCTGACCCTAAATTTTGGGATCGCCATTCACCTATTCTATTCCCTATTGTTTGCGGACTTTGGGAAGACAAATATCGTGTAAACGGAAAAGAATACAAACTTGGACGCCACGGTTTCGCACGTGACACAGACTTCAAGCTCATAGCACAAGGAGATAATCAACTTGTTTATTGCCTCAATGAAAGTACTGAGACTTTGAAGGACTACCCATATCATTTTAATCTAGCTGTAAGCTATAAGATTACAGAAAATAAGATTAAAGTAGTATGGCATGTTGAAAATACCGACAATAAGGAAATATATTTCCAGATTGGAGGTCACCCAGCATTCAACGTTCCTGACTTGAAACAAGGAGAACCATTAGCGGGTACTCTCAAGTTTGACGAGAAAGAACCTAGCAGACTTTATGGTAATGTAGGTGGATGTATCACTCCAGGATATCATAAGGTGAAGACAGAAGATGGACTTTATAAGTTCACACAAAATGACTTTAAGGATGACGCAGTTATCTTCGATCACAGTCAACTTAAAAAGATTAGCATTCTCAATAAAGAAGGCAAACCAGAGGTTACTCTTGACATAAAGACTCCTGCCGTTGGTATATGGAGCCCGTATGGTAAAGACGCACATTTCGTATGTATCGAACCTTGGTATGGCATTCATGACTGGGCTGAATACGACGGAGAATTCAAGGATAAGTATCTTATGAACAAACTTCTCCCAGGATGTAGCTTCATGAGCGAATATACTATAACAATAGGAGAATAA
- a CDS encoding MBL fold metallo-hydrolase, with amino-acid sequence MENAKLTMLGTGNAVVSHIYNTCFVVSTENTSLLVDAGGGNGILSQMDRAGISLSRIHDVFVTHAHTDHMLGVVWVIRMFIQRSISGDCNGILNVWGHEKVIEMLKYISDNTLAPKHLKQMVKCIVFHTLKNRDEFNVGEFHLTAFDILSTKEKQFGFVCRMPNDEKLVCLGDEPYNPQNKELVENADWMMCEAFCKYADRDAFHPYEKHHSTAMDAAMIAQQLNVKNLVLYHTEEKTIATRKRDYTVEAQTKFTGNIFVPDDLDEIKL; translated from the coding sequence ATGGAAAATGCAAAACTGACAATGTTGGGCACAGGCAATGCTGTTGTGAGTCATATTTATAATACGTGCTTTGTTGTGAGTACAGAAAATACTTCATTACTTGTTGATGCGGGTGGTGGCAATGGCATCTTGTCCCAGATGGATAGGGCTGGAATATCTTTGTCTAGAATACATGATGTGTTTGTTACGCATGCTCATACTGACCACATGCTTGGTGTTGTCTGGGTAATACGGATGTTTATTCAAAGGTCTATAAGCGGTGATTGCAATGGTATTTTAAATGTTTGGGGTCATGAAAAGGTGATAGAAATGCTAAAGTATATAAGTGATAACACTCTTGCCCCAAAACACCTCAAGCAAATGGTAAAGTGCATCGTGTTTCATACTCTTAAAAATCGTGATGAATTTAATGTAGGAGAATTTCATTTAACAGCTTTTGATATACTTTCAACTAAAGAAAAACAATTTGGCTTTGTATGCAGAATGCCCAATGATGAAAAGTTAGTGTGTCTTGGAGATGAGCCTTATAATCCACAAAACAAGGAACTTGTTGAAAACGCAGATTGGATGATGTGTGAGGCTTTTTGCAAATATGCCGATAGAGATGCTTTTCATCCTTATGAAAAACACCACAGTACAGCAATGGATGCTGCGATGATAGCGCAACAATTAAATGTCAAGAATTTAGTGCTTTATCATACCGAAGAAAAGACTATAGCCACTCGTAAGAGAGATTATACAGTAGAGGCTCAGACTAAATTCACTGGTAATATATTTGTCCCAGATGATTTAGACGAAATAAAGTTGTGA
- a CDS encoding RagB/SusD family nutrient uptake outer membrane protein — protein MKKIIIYAFVAITLMFSGCNDMLDKSPRDTFTNNTTFWSNANAVESYSNKFYDNYIGYNSKGDLGWFYFKSFSDDQVNPTFDDWTYKTIPSTSSDWTDGSKEIRRVNYLIQGLSSSSLTNGEKARFMAIGRLNRAWEYYQMVRKFGNMQWMQDVITDPDDNRIYGSRTDRDVVIDSVLSDLNYAVANLDDVSDKTAWSKQMALAMKSDVCLYEGTFCKYRTTADNGKAPDLSRAQKYLNESVTASEAIMNSGKFALSTNYGDIYNSLSLGSNKEIIFYRNYEKDMVMHSLVDYTCNSTEQFGISKDAFDAFLFLDGKPKANTTLNTDDKAVINSGGNYSVSRMLSQRDKRLSLLVDSIISFAGHGWARVNNMGVSASPQMTSSTGYTVRKYDNMSLDSYYRINIGTGYTDAPLYWYAVILLNEAEAKAELGTITQSDLDKTINLLQSRVGLKPMTLLPDADPANNMGVSNLLWEIRRCRRCELMTDNWYRYWDLVRWHQLDKLDTSKNPDIMLGANLSNISNVGVNVTTDKYMIGNTKTRTYDSKYYLYPIPTGQITLSPETGQNLGW, from the coding sequence ATGAAAAAGATTATAATATATGCCTTTGTAGCAATCACTTTGATGTTCTCTGGCTGCAATGATATGCTGGATAAGTCTCCTCGTGACACATTTACAAATAATACCACTTTCTGGAGTAATGCCAATGCGGTTGAGAGCTACAGTAACAAATTCTATGATAACTATATTGGGTATAATTCAAAGGGTGATTTGGGATGGTTCTATTTCAAAAGCTTTTCTGATGATCAGGTAAACCCAACGTTTGATGACTGGACTTATAAAACGATTCCTAGTACCTCAAGCGACTGGACTGATGGTTCCAAAGAGATACGTCGTGTAAACTATCTCATTCAGGGATTGTCTTCTTCATCACTTACAAATGGAGAGAAAGCACGCTTTATGGCGATTGGACGTTTAAATCGTGCATGGGAATATTATCAAATGGTAAGAAAGTTTGGTAATATGCAGTGGATGCAAGATGTAATCACAGATCCTGATGACAATAGAATTTATGGTTCACGTACAGACCGTGATGTTGTCATAGATTCAGTGCTTAGTGATTTAAACTATGCCGTAGCTAATCTTGATGATGTAAGTGATAAGACGGCATGGAGCAAACAGATGGCATTGGCGATGAAGAGTGATGTATGCCTTTATGAGGGTACATTCTGCAAGTATCGTACAACTGCTGATAATGGAAAGGCACCTGATTTGTCACGTGCACAGAAATACCTTAACGAGTCAGTTACAGCTTCCGAGGCAATCATGAACTCTGGTAAGTTTGCTTTGAGTACCAATTACGGAGACATATATAATTCACTTTCTCTTGGTAGTAATAAGGAGATAATATTCTATCGTAATTACGAAAAGGATATGGTTATGCATTCGTTAGTGGACTATACCTGTAATTCTACAGAGCAGTTTGGAATCTCTAAGGATGCCTTTGATGCATTTCTGTTTCTTGATGGCAAGCCTAAAGCGAATACCACTCTAAATACAGACGATAAGGCTGTAATCAATTCTGGTGGCAACTATTCTGTTAGCAGAATGCTTTCTCAAAGAGATAAACGTTTAAGTTTACTTGTAGACTCTATTATAAGTTTTGCTGGTCATGGATGGGCGCGTGTCAACAATATGGGCGTTTCTGCTTCTCCTCAGATGACATCTTCTACAGGATATACAGTAAGAAAGTATGATAATATGAGCCTTGATTCATATTATCGCATTAATATTGGTACTGGATATACAGATGCTCCGCTTTATTGGTATGCCGTGATATTATTGAATGAGGCAGAAGCTAAGGCTGAGTTGGGAACTATTACGCAATCAGATCTTGACAAGACTATTAATCTTTTGCAGAGTCGCGTAGGATTAAAGCCGATGACATTGCTACCTGATGCCGACCCAGCAAACAATATGGGAGTAAGTAATCTATTGTGGGAGATTAGACGATGCAGACGTTGTGAGCTTATGACAGACAATTGGTATAGATATTGGGACTTGGTGCGTTGGCATCAGTTAGATAAACTTGATACAAGCAAGAATCCTGATATTATGCTTGGAGCAAATTTAAGCAATATCAGTAATGTAGGTGTTAATGTAACAACAGATAAATATATGATTGGTAATACAAAAACTCGCACATACGATAGCAAGTATTACCTTTATCCTATACCTACCGGACAAATTACTCTAAGTCCTGAAACAGGACAAAACCTTGGTTGGTGA
- the serB gene encoding phosphoserine phosphatase SerB: MKEEQILIRITGQDRPGLTASIMEILALYDAHILDIGQADIHSTLSLGILIRIDYTHSGQVMKELLFKADELNVNIGFTPISDDEYESWVNRQGKNRFILTVIGRTLSAKQIAAATKIIADQGLNIDSILRLTGRMSIKKPERNVRACIEFSLRGTPADREQIQASLMQMASEQEIDFSFQRDDMYRRMRRLICFDMDSTLIQTECIDELAARAGVGAQVKAITERAMRGEIDFKESFTERVALLKGLDAEVMHEIAENMPITEGADRLMSVLKRCGYKIAILSGGFTYFGEYLRRRYGIDYVYANELEIGEDGKLTGKYIGDVVDGKRKAELLKLIAQVEQVNLAQTIAVGDGANDLPMISEAGLGIAFHAKPRVKATAQQSISNIGLDGVLYFLGFKDSYLGEQGKL, from the coding sequence ATGAAAGAAGAACAGATTTTAATTCGTATAACAGGTCAGGATCGTCCAGGTCTTACTGCTTCGATAATGGAAATACTTGCGCTCTACGATGCACATATTCTTGATATCGGTCAGGCTGATATTCATAGCACTCTTTCGCTAGGTATTCTTATCCGCATAGATTATACGCATTCTGGTCAAGTAATGAAAGAATTACTTTTCAAGGCTGATGAACTTAATGTAAACATTGGTTTCACACCTATTTCTGATGATGAATATGAATCATGGGTTAACCGTCAGGGCAAGAATAGATTTATTCTTACTGTTATCGGTCGTACTCTTTCTGCCAAGCAAATTGCAGCTGCTACAAAGATTATTGCTGATCAGGGGTTGAATATCGACTCTATATTGAGACTTACAGGTAGAATGAGTATCAAGAAGCCTGAACGTAACGTACGTGCATGCATTGAGTTTTCTCTAAGAGGTACACCTGCTGATAGGGAACAAATTCAGGCATCACTGATGCAGATGGCTTCAGAACAGGAAATTGACTTCTCTTTCCAACGTGATGATATGTATCGCCGCATGCGACGTCTCATTTGCTTTGATATGGATTCCACGCTTATACAGACAGAATGTATTGATGAGTTAGCTGCTCGTGCTGGAGTAGGGGCTCAGGTGAAGGCTATTACTGAGAGGGCTATGCGTGGAGAAATAGATTTTAAGGAAAGTTTCACCGAACGTGTTGCACTTCTCAAGGGACTTGATGCTGAAGTAATGCATGAGATTGCCGAAAACATGCCTATCACCGAGGGTGCCGATCGTCTTATGTCAGTATTGAAACGATGCGGTTATAAGATTGCTATACTAAGTGGTGGTTTCACCTATTTTGGAGAATATCTGCGCAGACGTTATGGTATTGATTATGTATATGCAAATGAGTTGGAAATTGGCGAAGATGGAAAGCTTACTGGTAAATACATTGGAGATGTTGTTGATGGTAAGCGTAAGGCTGAACTTCTTAAACTAATAGCACAGGTAGAGCAAGTGAATCTTGCCCAGACAATAGCTGTAGGTGATGGAGCCAATGACTTACCGATGATTTCAGAAGCAGGACTTGGCATTGCTTTCCATGCAAAGCCACGTGTTAAGGCTACAGCGCAGCAATCCATAAGTAATATAGGACTTGACGGTGTGCTTTATTTCCTAGGTTTTAAGGATAGTTATCTTGGTGAACAAGGTAAATTGTAA
- a CDS encoding YitT family protein, producing the protein MRREERKIIRGIYDYLIIAIGMVIGSLGWVAFLLPNKITIGGLPGVSSIVYWGMGIPVQYTYLAINVLLLAAALRVLGFKFCVKTIYAVMFFTTFTTFWQHIVGNTVMFHDQPFLACVVGGLLLGIGTGFSLLRNGSTGGSDVIASIVHKYHDVSLGHIILVCDLCVITSSYLVLNSWEKVIYGYIVLFVMSYTIDHVINGFRRSVQFFVISEKYQEIGRLINDEAARGCTVIDAHGFYSGKKMGMLFVIAKQNESHNIFSIIDDVDPSAFVSQSAVTGVYGLGFDRMKVGTKRVNNK; encoded by the coding sequence ATGAGAAGAGAAGAAAGAAAAATTATAAGAGGTATATATGATTACCTTATAATAGCCATTGGAATGGTAATTGGAAGTCTCGGATGGGTGGCTTTTCTGTTGCCAAACAAAATTACGATAGGTGGTCTTCCTGGTGTTTCCTCAATCGTTTATTGGGGTATGGGCATTCCGGTTCAGTACACATATCTGGCAATAAATGTATTGCTTTTAGCAGCGGCACTGAGAGTACTTGGATTCAAGTTCTGTGTAAAGACAATATATGCGGTCATGTTTTTTACAACATTCACTACTTTTTGGCAACATATCGTAGGAAACACTGTTATGTTTCACGACCAGCCTTTTCTAGCATGTGTTGTCGGTGGTTTGCTTTTAGGTATAGGAACTGGTTTCAGTCTTTTGCGCAATGGCAGCACTGGTGGCTCTGATGTCATAGCCTCTATTGTGCATAAATATCATGATGTGTCGCTTGGACACATTATTCTGGTATGCGACCTTTGTGTGATAACATCCAGCTACCTTGTACTGAACAGTTGGGAAAAAGTTATATATGGATATATCGTGCTTTTCGTCATGTCATATACCATAGATCATGTGATAAATGGTTTTCGTCGTTCGGTACAGTTCTTTGTCATTTCTGAGAAGTATCAGGAAATAGGTAGACTTATAAATGATGAGGCTGCACGTGGCTGCACAGTGATAGATGCCCATGGCTTTTACAGTGGTAAAAAGATGGGTATGCTGTTTGTGATAGCAAAGCAAAACGAAAGTCACAACATATTCAGCATTATTGATGATGTTGATCCTAGTGCTTTTGTTAGTCAAAGTGCCGTTACTGGAGTCTATGGTTTGGGCTTTGATAGAATGAAAGTTGGTACTAAACGAGTGAATAACAAATAA
- the mnmA gene encoding tRNA 2-thiouridine(34) synthase MnmA, whose amino-acid sequence MIDYEDIKGKKIALLLSGGVDSSVVLYEMVSHGAKPDCFYIKIGPEEKEEWDCSSEEDLEMATAVAARYDCKLNVIDCHKEYWSQVTKYTMDKVKAGFTPNPDVMCNRLIKFGAFDEKMGYDYDLIATGHYAQTEWHDGYKWLTTSPDPVKDQTDFLAQIYDWQLHKAIFPIGHFEKNEVREIAEREHLVNAKRRDSQGICFLGNIDYNEYLKRYLGEKTGDVIELETGNVIGQHKGLWFHTIGQRKGLGFGGGPWFVVKKDVELNILYVSHGYDPETAYKQDFKIHDFHFTTYCPEGSTEIQLPDNITFKIRHTPEYLPATLENNVDGTYTIHAAKKVHGVAPGQFCVIYDNQHHRCFGSGEITL is encoded by the coding sequence ATGATTGATTACGAGGATATAAAGGGTAAAAAGATAGCACTCCTTCTTTCGGGTGGTGTCGACAGCAGTGTCGTTCTTTATGAAATGGTTAGTCATGGCGCAAAACCAGACTGTTTCTATATAAAGATTGGTCCAGAAGAAAAAGAGGAATGGGATTGTAGTAGCGAGGAAGACTTAGAAATGGCTACTGCCGTTGCTGCAAGGTATGATTGCAAGCTAAATGTTATCGACTGTCATAAGGAATATTGGAGTCAGGTAACAAAATATACAATGGACAAAGTCAAGGCTGGTTTCACGCCTAATCCTGATGTTATGTGTAATCGTCTGATTAAGTTTGGTGCATTTGATGAAAAAATGGGTTATGACTATGATTTGATAGCAACCGGACATTATGCACAGACTGAATGGCATGACGGATACAAATGGCTCACAACAAGTCCTGATCCTGTTAAGGATCAGACAGATTTTCTTGCCCAAATTTATGATTGGCAATTGCATAAGGCTATATTTCCAATAGGTCATTTTGAAAAGAATGAAGTTAGGGAAATTGCCGAACGTGAACATCTTGTCAATGCCAAACGTCGTGACAGTCAGGGAATATGTTTCCTTGGTAATATTGATTATAATGAATACCTAAAGCGTTACCTTGGTGAAAAGACAGGCGATGTCATTGAACTTGAAACAGGTAATGTTATCGGTCAGCATAAGGGATTGTGGTTTCATACTATCGGTCAGCGTAAGGGACTTGGATTTGGTGGCGGACCTTGGTTTGTTGTAAAGAAAGATGTTGAACTTAATATTCTTTATGTTAGTCATGGTTATGATCCAGAGACAGCCTATAAGCAGGATTTTAAGATTCATGATTTTCATTTCACAACATATTGTCCTGAAGGAAGTACTGAAATACAGTTACCTGATAACATCACGTTCAAGATAAGACACACTCCAGAATATTTACCAGCAACATTGGAGAACAATGTTGACGGCACATATACCATTCATGCCGCTAAAAAGGTTCATGGTGTTGCTCCAGGGCAATTCTGTGTAATATATGATAATCAACATCATCGTTGTTTCGGTTCAGGAGAGATAACTTTATAG